One genomic segment of Paenibacillus durus includes these proteins:
- the cysI gene encoding assimilatory sulfite reductase (NADPH) hemoprotein subunit has protein sequence MALNDKYPPHDAPHSDVEDIKRRSNYLRGSLEETLADPITGSIPEDDNRLMKHHGSYMQDDRDLRAERAKSKLEPAYQFMLRVRAAGGVVTPNQWLMMDRISHKYGNGTIRLTTRQSFQLHGVIKWNLKKTIQEVNESLLSTLAACGDVNRNVMCNPNPYQSEIHSEVYELASKVSDHLDPRSRAYHEIWLDGEKVAGSEDGTEQEPIYGPVYLPRKFKIGIAVPPSNDVDVFSQDLGFIAIIEDGRLAGFNVSVGGGMGMSHGDPKTYPQVAKVIGFCTPEQLIDVAEKTVTIQRDYGDRAVRKHARFKYTIDDRGLDWFTGELTERLGWALQEAKPYHFDHNGDRYGWVKGSDGKWHFTLFIQNGRIKDEEGYPLMTGLREIAKVHTGDFRLTANQNLIIGGISSHKKKKITSLIEEYGLTDGIQYSALRRNSMACVSLPTCGLAMAESERYLPTLLDKLEPMLEEAGLRDEDIVIRMTGCPNGCARPMLAELSFIGKAPGKYNMYLGGGFAGNRLNKMYKENIGETEILETLRPIFNRYAKERESGEHFGDFVIRAGYVKEVTDGRNFHS, from the coding sequence ATGGCACTTAACGATAAATATCCGCCCCATGACGCTCCCCACAGCGATGTGGAGGATATTAAGCGCAGAAGCAATTATTTGCGGGGAAGCCTCGAAGAGACATTGGCAGATCCGATTACAGGCTCCATTCCCGAGGACGATAACCGTCTTATGAAGCACCACGGCAGCTATATGCAGGACGACCGGGATCTGCGGGCTGAACGGGCCAAGTCGAAGCTTGAGCCAGCCTATCAGTTTATGCTGCGCGTACGCGCGGCGGGAGGCGTGGTCACACCGAACCAGTGGCTGATGATGGACCGGATTTCCCACAAGTACGGCAACGGCACCATCCGCCTGACCACCCGGCAGTCTTTTCAGCTGCATGGCGTCATCAAATGGAATTTGAAAAAGACGATCCAGGAAGTGAACGAGTCGCTGCTGAGTACACTCGCCGCCTGCGGCGACGTGAACCGCAACGTCATGTGCAATCCGAATCCATACCAATCGGAGATCCATTCCGAGGTCTACGAGTTAGCGAGCAAGGTCAGCGATCATCTCGATCCGCGCTCGAGAGCGTACCACGAAATCTGGCTGGACGGCGAGAAGGTAGCGGGCAGCGAGGACGGAACCGAGCAGGAGCCGATTTACGGACCGGTCTATCTGCCGCGTAAATTCAAGATCGGGATTGCCGTTCCTCCGTCCAATGATGTGGATGTATTCTCCCAGGACCTGGGCTTTATCGCGATTATCGAAGATGGCCGCCTTGCGGGCTTCAATGTAAGCGTAGGCGGCGGTATGGGCATGTCCCACGGCGATCCGAAGACCTATCCGCAGGTCGCTAAAGTGATCGGCTTCTGTACGCCGGAGCAGCTTATTGATGTCGCCGAGAAGACGGTCACCATCCAGCGGGATTACGGCGACCGCGCCGTCCGCAAGCATGCCCGTTTCAAGTATACGATCGACGACCGGGGTCTGGATTGGTTCACAGGCGAGCTGACCGAGCGCCTGGGATGGGCGTTACAGGAAGCTAAACCGTACCATTTCGACCATAACGGCGACCGTTATGGCTGGGTTAAGGGGAGCGACGGCAAGTGGCATTTCACGCTCTTTATCCAGAACGGCCGGATCAAGGATGAGGAAGGCTATCCGCTGATGACGGGCCTGCGGGAAATCGCGAAGGTCCACACCGGCGACTTCCGTCTGACGGCGAACCAGAATCTGATTATCGGCGGCATCAGCAGCCATAAGAAGAAGAAAATCACCAGCTTGATCGAGGAGTACGGGCTGACCGACGGCATTCAATATTCGGCGCTGCGCCGGAATTCGATGGCCTGTGTGTCGCTCCCGACCTGCGGCCTGGCCATGGCGGAGTCCGAGCGTTACTTGCCCACGCTGCTGGACAAGCTGGAGCCGATGCTGGAAGAAGCCGGACTCCGTGATGAGGATATTGTCATCCGCATGACCGGCTGCCCGAACGGCTGCGCCCGCCCAATGCTGGCGGAGCTCTCGTTCATCGGCAAGGCCCCGGGCAAATACAATATGTATTTGGGCGGCGGGTTTGCCGGCAACCGGCTGAACAAGATGTACAAGGAGAACATCGGCGAAACGGAGATTCTGGAGACGCTCCGCCCAATCTTTAACCGTTATGCAAAGGAGCGGGAGAGCGGCGAGCATTTCGGTGATTTCGTCATCCGGGCAGGCTATGTCAAGGAAGTAACCGACGGACGGAATTTCCATTCCTAA
- a CDS encoding MerR family transcriptional regulator: protein MLKIGDFSRLTRVSIRMLRYYDEIGLLPPAAIDQSSGYRYYSAGQIETVHHIKSLREMGFGFPEIGEWLKESGNTRRLLELLDTRKREIAEAIEQENEKLLRVGRMLEHLTKEDSTMDYTIALKSVPAYRVLSLRDIIPAYNAEGVLWEEISRFAEVSGIKMLQPCYAIYHDQGYKEHDVDVEVTLHIEGEAAETDRIRVKELEAEPQMAVLFHSGPFEEMSKAYHALGVWMSENGYGMAGPTRAIYHKGPWSEKNPADYLTEIQVPVAKGESSSFGPTAG from the coding sequence ATGCTAAAAATCGGTGATTTTTCCAGACTTACAAGAGTTTCCATTCGTATGCTAAGGTACTATGACGAGATTGGGCTGCTGCCCCCTGCGGCTATTGACCAGAGCTCGGGATACCGCTATTATTCCGCCGGCCAGATTGAAACGGTCCATCACATTAAGTCTCTCAGGGAAATGGGCTTCGGCTTTCCGGAAATCGGGGAATGGCTGAAGGAGAGCGGCAACACGCGGCGTCTGCTTGAATTATTGGATACACGGAAGCGTGAGATCGCGGAAGCGATTGAACAAGAGAATGAGAAGCTGCTGCGCGTCGGCAGAATGCTTGAACATTTAACCAAGGAGGATTCAACTATGGACTATACCATCGCATTAAAAAGCGTCCCGGCTTACCGGGTGCTGTCTCTCAGAGACATTATTCCGGCATACAACGCGGAAGGCGTTCTCTGGGAGGAAATCTCGCGTTTCGCGGAAGTAAGTGGCATCAAGATGCTCCAGCCCTGCTACGCGATCTATCACGATCAGGGGTACAAAGAGCATGATGTGGATGTCGAGGTGACGCTGCATATCGAGGGAGAAGCGGCCGAAACGGACCGCATCCGTGTGAAGGAGCTGGAAGCTGAGCCGCAAATGGCCGTCCTGTTTCACAGCGGCCCATTTGAGGAGATGAGCAAGGCCTATCATGCGCTGGGCGTGTGGATGTCGGAGAACGGTTATGGCATGGCGGGGCCGACCCGGGCAATTTATCATAAGGGACCATGGTCGGAGAAGAATCCGGCGGATTATTTGACGGAGATCCAGGTTCCTGTGGCAAAAGGGGAATCGTCTTCCTTCGGCCCTACAGCCGGGTAA
- a CDS encoding DUF2207 domain-containing protein — MAGWWVGWWVAAGGWVGWLAGGLLVGWSVAGLLVGLPVGWLAARWLPGCSLAGGLLIGWSVAGLLVGLPVGWLAAGRLAGWLVAGRLASGLRKFLRSYIFFHENPPPKPISC; from the coding sequence TTGGCTGGCTGGTGGGTTGGCTGGTGGGTTGCTGCTGGTGGGTGGGTTGGTTGGCTGGCTGGTGGGTTGCTCGTTGGCTGGTCGGTTGCTGGGTTGCTGGTTGGTCTGCCGGTTGGCTGGCTGGCTGCTCGTTGGCTGCCTGGCTGCTCGTTGGCTGGTGGGTTGCTCATTGGCTGGTCGGTTGCTGGGTTGCTGGTTGGTCTGCCGGTTGGCTGGTTGGCTGCTGGTCGGTTGGCTGGTTGGTTGGTTGCTGGTCGGTTGGCTAGTGGATTGCGGAAATTCCTGCGTTCATACATCTTTTTCCATGAAAACCCTCCTCCAAAACCCATTTCCTGCTAA
- a CDS encoding GNAT family N-acetyltransferase produces MRQEFITLTGWNNEYWNIIGPIYREAFPSGAKPEGLLKNMLEKGIASMHVLMCEGEAGAMAVTGLAGSEPDKKLIIDYMAVRADLRGQGIGRTLLGKIRDWAVKEHGVSAIIIEVEAGDTPAHAERFHFWERCGFIRTAYVHQYIWVPEPYTAMLLPLNPGETVTDDGRSLFRYIESFHKKAYRQR; encoded by the coding sequence ATGAGGCAGGAATTTATCACACTGACGGGTTGGAATAATGAGTATTGGAACATAATCGGGCCGATCTACCGGGAAGCTTTCCCAAGCGGGGCCAAACCGGAGGGGCTGCTGAAAAATATGCTGGAAAAGGGTATCGCTTCCATGCATGTCTTGATGTGCGAGGGGGAAGCCGGGGCTATGGCGGTTACTGGACTGGCCGGGTCTGAACCGGACAAAAAGCTGATCATCGACTATATGGCCGTCCGGGCGGATCTGCGCGGCCAGGGCATCGGAAGAACGCTTCTCGGCAAAATCCGCGATTGGGCCGTTAAGGAGCACGGCGTCTCTGCGATTATCATTGAGGTGGAGGCCGGAGATACACCGGCGCATGCCGAACGCTTTCATTTCTGGGAGCGCTGCGGCTTCATTCGGACCGCGTACGTCCATCAGTATATTTGGGTTCCCGAGCCGTATACGGCGATGCTGCTGCCGCTGAATCCCGGAGAGACGGTTACGGACGACGGCCGCTCGCTTTTCCGATATATCGAATCATTCCACAAAAAAGCCTACCGTCAGCGTTAA
- a CDS encoding HAD family hydrolase: MMYNSIIFDIDGTLIDTEEAVLRGLQTMLETDYGRVVEREKLTFVLGLPGKDSLPQLGIEDVERAHDRWNHFIQEFFYTAKVFDGIAELLEGLKLKKATSGVVTSKTSQEVIDDFNPFGLTEYMAYTVCSSDTNKHKPNPEPLLKYLEISGADPKKSIYIGDTIYDYKCARDAGIDFGLALWGCINQENIDAKYKFEKPTDILEFVKSVK; this comes from the coding sequence ATGATGTACAATTCCATTATTTTTGATATTGACGGAACTTTGATTGATACCGAGGAAGCTGTGCTTAGAGGGCTGCAAACCATGCTCGAAACCGACTACGGCAGAGTGGTGGAGAGGGAGAAGCTTACATTTGTGTTAGGTCTTCCCGGCAAGGATTCGCTGCCACAATTGGGTATTGAGGATGTGGAGCGGGCGCATGACCGGTGGAATCATTTTATCCAAGAATTTTTTTATACGGCGAAGGTGTTTGACGGGATAGCCGAGCTGCTTGAAGGATTGAAGCTAAAAAAGGCGACTTCAGGGGTCGTGACATCGAAGACCTCTCAGGAAGTCATCGATGATTTTAACCCGTTCGGCCTTACGGAATACATGGCATATACGGTATGCTCAAGCGATACGAACAAGCACAAGCCGAATCCCGAGCCGCTGCTGAAATATCTCGAAATTTCCGGCGCGGACCCCAAAAAATCGATTTATATCGGCGACACCATCTATGATTACAAATGCGCCAGAGATGCAGGAATTGACTTCGGTCTTGCTCTGTGGGGCTGCATTAATCAGGAGAACATTGACGCCAAATACAAATTCGAAAAGCCTACGGATATCCTTGAGTTTGTCAAATCCGTAAAATGA
- the hutH gene encoding histidine ammonia-lyase, whose amino-acid sequence MIRLDGGSLALEQVAQVIYSKEQVEIRDEAWTKIKRSRAVIDSIVEQGQKVYGVTTGFGKFSDTVISAKDAERLQINLIRSHACAVGEPLPPDTVRTMLLLRANALAKGYSGITASALKLLVDVLNARIVPLIPSQGSLGASGDLAPLSHLALLLVGEGEAIYQGERLPGAEALRRAGLKPVTLKAKEGLALINGTQAMTAIGVMAYLDAQRLALLADGIAALTLEALRGITDVFAPDSHLVRPYPEQCLVAGRILGILKGSSLTTVQGEIRIQDAYSLRCIPQVHGAVQQVLTYVKEKLLIEINSATDNPLVFPDTGQVISGGNFHGQPIAFAMDFLGIGMAEIASISERRIERLVNPQLNDLPAFLSPDPGLQSGMMITQYTAASLVSENKTLAHPASVDSIPSSANQEDHVSMGTTAARQAAAIVDNGYKVLAIEAICAAQAAEIRGAELLAPATRKLLNLIRSAVPPLTEDRSMSGDIERLARSMKTQDWLLEEIQS is encoded by the coding sequence GTGATACGTCTCGATGGCGGGAGTCTGGCGCTGGAACAAGTCGCACAGGTGATTTACTCCAAAGAGCAGGTGGAAATCCGTGATGAGGCCTGGACCAAGATTAAGCGCTCAAGAGCGGTAATCGATTCCATTGTGGAGCAGGGGCAAAAAGTTTACGGCGTAACCACGGGCTTTGGGAAATTCAGCGACACTGTCATATCGGCCAAAGACGCCGAGAGGCTGCAAATCAATCTGATTCGCAGTCATGCCTGCGCGGTGGGCGAGCCGCTGCCGCCGGATACGGTCAGAACGATGCTGCTGCTGAGGGCCAACGCGCTTGCTAAGGGGTACTCCGGCATTACAGCTAGCGCACTGAAGCTGTTGGTTGATGTGCTGAACGCCAGAATCGTTCCGCTCATTCCGTCCCAAGGGTCGCTTGGGGCAAGCGGCGATCTGGCGCCGCTCTCGCATTTGGCTCTCCTGCTTGTAGGGGAAGGCGAAGCGATATATCAGGGAGAGCGATTACCTGGGGCAGAAGCGCTGCGCCGCGCCGGCCTGAAGCCTGTCACGCTGAAAGCCAAGGAAGGACTGGCGTTAATCAACGGCACCCAGGCGATGACGGCGATTGGAGTCATGGCTTATTTGGATGCGCAGCGGCTTGCCCTCCTGGCGGATGGCATTGCGGCGCTGACGCTTGAAGCTTTAAGAGGCATCACGGACGTCTTCGCGCCGGATTCTCATTTGGTTAGGCCTTACCCGGAGCAGTGTTTGGTCGCCGGGCGCATTTTAGGCATATTGAAAGGCAGTTCGCTTACGACTGTCCAGGGTGAAATCCGCATACAGGACGCCTATTCCCTCCGCTGTATTCCGCAGGTTCATGGCGCTGTACAGCAGGTGCTTACCTACGTTAAAGAGAAGCTGCTGATCGAGATTAATTCAGCCACGGATAACCCGCTTGTGTTCCCGGATACCGGGCAGGTTATTTCCGGGGGGAATTTTCACGGCCAGCCTATTGCTTTCGCAATGGATTTTCTGGGCATCGGCATGGCTGAAATTGCCAGTATTTCGGAACGCCGGATAGAACGGCTGGTTAATCCGCAGTTAAATGATTTGCCGGCCTTTCTGAGCCCCGACCCGGGGCTGCAGTCCGGCATGATGATTACCCAATATACCGCAGCTTCCCTTGTCTCGGAGAATAAAACGCTGGCGCATCCCGCAAGCGTTGACTCGATTCCCTCATCCGCGAATCAAGAGGACCATGTGAGCATGGGGACTACGGCGGCGCGGCAGGCGGCTGCTATCGTCGACAACGGCTATAAGGTGCTGGCGATTGAAGCGATCTGCGCCGCCCAGGCCGCTGAAATAAGGGGCGCTGAGCTGCTCGCTCCGGCAACCCGCAAGCTGCTGAACCTGATTCGTTCTGCCGTGCCTCCGCTGACGGAAGACCGGTCTATGAGCGGGGATATTGAGCGGCTGGCGCGCAGTATGAAGACGCAGGATTGGTTGTTAGAAGAAATTCAGTCGTAG
- a CDS encoding assimilatory sulfite reductase (NADPH) flavoprotein subunit, giving the protein MELHVTNSPFSQEQAELLNRLLPTLTESQRVWLSGYLTALGAAAAAPVAGAAAGPAAVQAVPAQVSAAPKEVTVLFGSQTDNARGLAKKFAKKLEESGYLVTLSAMSDFKPNGLKKARNLLILVSTHGEGEPPDNAISFYEFLHSKRAPELSGLRYSVLALGDLSYEFYCQTGKDFDKRLEELGGKRLVPRVDCDVDFNEPAAEWMKDVLSSLGEGTGVQTAGAAAVSLADTGAEPEYSRSNPFYAEVLENLNLNGRGSDRETRHIELSLEGSNLKYEPGDSIGIFPENHPRLVEELIQAMGWQPEEKVAAGKSGQLPLREALLRHYEITVLTKPLLEQAAGLAPESGLKELAAPGHEQELRAYAEDRDLLDLAQDYALKGIPAGDFVKILRKIPARLYSISSSPEAYPDEVHITVRAVRYESQGRDRYGVCSVGLAERVQPGDKLPVFIQSNSNFKLPENPETPVIMIGPGTGVAPFRAFLGEREETGAEGKTWLFYGDQHFATDFLYQVEWQRWLKDGVLTRMDVAFSRDTDKKIYVQNRMLERAGEIYQWLQEGAAVYVCGDEKRMAHDVHTALATILEQVGGLSSEEAAEYLTLMQQQKRYQRDVY; this is encoded by the coding sequence TTGGAACTTCATGTTACGAATAGTCCGTTTAGTCAGGAGCAGGCGGAGCTGCTGAACCGTCTTTTGCCAACGCTTACGGAGTCGCAGAGGGTATGGCTGAGCGGATATCTGACGGCTCTCGGAGCGGCTGCTGCTGCGCCTGTGGCAGGTGCTGCTGCAGGTCCGGCAGCCGTGCAGGCAGTGCCTGCGCAGGTAAGCGCAGCGCCTAAGGAAGTAACCGTGCTCTTCGGATCGCAGACAGATAATGCCCGCGGTCTGGCGAAGAAATTTGCCAAGAAGCTGGAAGAGTCGGGATACCTGGTAACCCTGTCCGCAATGAGCGATTTCAAACCGAATGGTCTTAAAAAGGCCCGGAATCTCCTTATCCTGGTAAGCACCCACGGAGAAGGGGAACCGCCGGATAACGCCATATCTTTTTATGAGTTCCTGCACAGCAAGCGGGCGCCGGAGCTTTCCGGGCTGCGCTATTCCGTGCTGGCGCTGGGTGATTTGTCTTATGAATTTTACTGCCAGACGGGCAAGGATTTCGATAAACGTCTGGAGGAGCTGGGCGGCAAGCGCTTGGTGCCGCGCGTCGATTGTGACGTAGATTTTAACGAACCGGCTGCCGAGTGGATGAAGGATGTCCTTTCTTCGCTTGGCGAAGGGACCGGTGTTCAGACTGCCGGAGCCGCTGCCGTATCGCTTGCGGATACCGGCGCCGAGCCGGAATACTCCAGAAGCAATCCGTTCTACGCCGAGGTGCTGGAGAATCTGAACCTTAACGGGCGGGGATCGGACCGGGAAACCCGCCATATCGAGCTGTCCCTTGAGGGATCTAATCTTAAATACGAGCCGGGCGACAGTATCGGGATCTTTCCCGAGAATCATCCAAGGCTTGTTGAGGAACTGATTCAGGCCATGGGCTGGCAGCCGGAAGAGAAGGTAGCCGCTGGCAAAAGCGGACAGCTTCCGCTTCGGGAAGCGCTGCTGCGCCACTATGAGATCACGGTGCTGACGAAGCCGCTGCTGGAGCAGGCGGCAGGGCTTGCGCCGGAGAGCGGACTTAAGGAACTGGCAGCGCCGGGCCATGAGCAGGAGCTTCGGGCATATGCCGAAGACCGGGACCTGCTCGATCTGGCGCAGGACTACGCATTAAAAGGAATTCCGGCAGGCGATTTCGTGAAAATTCTGCGGAAAATTCCCGCACGTCTGTATTCCATCTCCAGCAGCCCGGAAGCCTATCCGGACGAGGTGCATATCACGGTCCGCGCTGTACGCTACGAAAGCCAGGGAAGAGACCGGTACGGCGTGTGCTCCGTCGGGCTCGCAGAGCGGGTACAGCCGGGGGACAAGCTGCCCGTCTTCATTCAAAGTAACTCGAACTTCAAGCTTCCGGAGAATCCGGAAACGCCGGTCATCATGATCGGTCCGGGAACGGGCGTCGCGCCTTTCCGCGCTTTTCTTGGAGAGCGGGAAGAGACCGGAGCAGAAGGCAAGACATGGCTGTTCTACGGAGACCAGCATTTCGCCACGGATTTCCTTTATCAGGTCGAATGGCAGCGCTGGCTTAAGGATGGCGTGCTGACTCGGATGGATGTCGCCTTCTCCCGCGATACCGACAAGAAGATCTACGTCCAGAACCGTATGCTGGAACGAGCCGGTGAAATCTATCAGTGGCTGCAGGAAGGCGCGGCGGTGTATGTCTGCGGAGACGAGAAGAGGATGGCGCATGATGTCCATACCGCGCTTGCCACGATTCTTGAGCAGGTAGGCGGGCTCAGTTCCGAAGAAGCCGCCGAATATTTGACTCTTATGCAGCAGCAGAAACGTTACCAGCGGGATGTATACTAA
- a CDS encoding LSm family protein, whose translation MEAYYNCMRCKGRKVRILTRDGKEYRGVIKDVDRNNVYLETERGSMRTSGYYPYGPYYYNNAIITLSLFTLLAIALI comes from the coding sequence ATGGAAGCCTATTACAATTGTATGAGATGCAAGGGAAGAAAGGTTCGCATTTTGACGAGAGACGGCAAGGAGTATAGAGGCGTGATCAAGGACGTGGACAGAAATAACGTTTATCTGGAGACTGAGAGAGGCAGCATGAGAACATCGGGTTATTATCCGTATGGACCTTATTATTACAATAATGCTATTATCACCCTCAGCCTGTTTACTCTGCTCGCGATCGCGCTGATCTAA
- the hisC gene encoding histidinol-phosphate transaminase gives MSKFWSETVKGITPYVPGEQPGAKKVIKLNTNENPYPPSEQVLSAMKAAVSGRLKLYPDPECVGLRQAAADYYGLSMENIFAGNGSDEILAFCFKAFFNPGETILFPDITYSFYEVYARLFDISYQKIPLDEQFGIPLEPFFEQNGGILIANPNAPTGKFTSVDSIRQILVHNPDKVVIIDEAYIDFGGESCVPLIPDYPNLLVVHTFSKSRSLAGLRIGLALGQSELIEGLNRVKNSINSYTLDAVAQVGGEQSLRDTETFELNVGRIIKTREHTVEALRALQFEVVDSRANFIFVTHPVIPAVELFEALRQQDIIVRYFAKPRIDNYLRISIGTDEEMEALYRALEGILAEQAG, from the coding sequence ATGAGTAAATTTTGGAGTGAAACGGTTAAGGGGATTACGCCCTATGTACCCGGAGAGCAGCCCGGAGCCAAAAAGGTCATCAAGCTGAACACGAACGAGAATCCCTACCCGCCTTCGGAACAGGTGCTCAGTGCCATGAAAGCCGCCGTATCCGGCCGGCTTAAACTGTATCCCGACCCGGAATGTGTGGGACTTCGGCAAGCCGCCGCCGACTACTATGGTCTGTCTATGGAGAATATTTTTGCCGGGAACGGCTCCGACGAAATATTGGCTTTTTGCTTCAAGGCTTTTTTCAACCCCGGAGAGACCATTTTATTTCCCGATATCACTTACAGCTTCTATGAAGTGTATGCCAGACTGTTCGATATCTCATATCAAAAAATTCCGCTGGACGAGCAGTTCGGCATACCGCTGGAACCTTTCTTTGAACAGAACGGCGGCATACTGATCGCCAACCCGAATGCGCCTACCGGCAAATTCACCTCCGTGGACAGCATACGGCAAATTCTTGTACATAACCCGGATAAGGTCGTCATCATCGACGAGGCGTACATCGATTTCGGCGGAGAGTCCTGCGTACCGCTGATTCCGGATTATCCGAACCTGCTCGTTGTCCATACATTCTCCAAGTCGCGCTCGCTTGCCGGGCTGCGTATCGGACTTGCTTTGGGGCAGAGCGAATTGATTGAAGGCTTGAACCGGGTGAAGAACAGCATTAATTCCTACACTCTGGATGCCGTTGCCCAAGTTGGGGGAGAGCAGTCCCTGCGGGACACGGAAACGTTTGAGCTCAATGTGGGCCGGATCATCAAGACCCGGGAACATACGGTCGAGGCGCTGCGGGCTTTGCAGTTCGAAGTGGTTGACTCGCGGGCCAATTTTATTTTTGTGACCCATCCTGTTATTCCGGCAGTGGAGTTGTTCGAGGCGCTCAGGCAGCAGGATATTATCGTCCGCTATTTCGCCAAGCCCAGGATCGACAATTATTTGAGGATCAGTATCGGGACGGATGAGGAAATGGAGGCTCTTTACCGGGCGCTGGAAGGAATATTGGCAGAACAGGCCGGTTGA